A DNA window from Vigna radiata var. radiata cultivar VC1973A unplaced genomic scaffold, Vradiata_ver6 scaffold_633, whole genome shotgun sequence contains the following coding sequences:
- the LOC106754304 gene encoding licodione synthase-like yields the protein MIPETLLLVVSIFLCACFFKGLFERRKKPKAHLKLPPSPPALPVIGHLHLLKPLIHHAFQELSLRYGPLIYLRIGSEKFIVANTPTLAKEFLKTNELTYSSRKMNTAIDMVTYHNATFAFAPYDTYWKFMKKLSITELLGNKTLQQFLPIRTRLVHEFVQTLFQKSKAKESVNLSESLMRLSNNVISQMMLSITSSGTDSQAEQALALVREVTQIFGEFNVSDFIGFCRNLDLQGFRKRALDIHKRYDSLLEKIISDREELRRESKVERCEDGEEKVKDFLDILLDILEQKDLEVELTRNHVKSLIL from the coding sequence ATGATTCCTGAGACCCTCTTGTTAGTTGTGAGTATCTTCCTCTGTGCTTGCTTTTTCAAAGGCTTGTTTGAGAGAAGGAAAAAGCCCAAAGCCCACTTGAAGCTCCCTCCAAGCCCACCAGCCCTACCGGTGATCGGTCACCTCCATCTGCTTAAACCCCTCATCCACCATGCATTCCAAGAACTTTCTCTCCGATATGGGCCTCTTATATACCTTCGAATAGGTTCTGAGAAGTTCATAGTTGCAAACACCCCTACCCTCGCAAAGGAATTTCTCAAGACCAATGAGCTCACATACTCTTCTCGCAAAATGAACACGGCCATTGACATGGTTACCTACCACAACGCTACGTTCGCGTTTGCCCCTTACGACACTTACTGGAAGTTCATGAAAAAGCTCAGCATCACTGAGCTCTTGGGAAACAAAACCCTTCAGCAGTTCCTACCGATTCGGACAAGGCTCGTTCACGAATTCGTCCAAACTCTTTTCCAGAAATCGAAGGCCAAAGAAAGCGTGAACCTCTCCGAGTCACTCATGAGGCTTTCCAACAACGTGATATCGCAGATGATGCTCAGCATCACGAGCTCCGGAACAGACAGCCAGGCGGAGCAGGCACTTGCGTTGGTTCGTGAAGTGACGCAGATTTTCGGGGAGTTTAACGTTTCGGATTTCATAGGTTTCTGCAGGAACTTGGATTTGCAAGGTTTCAGGAAGAGGGCATTGGATATACATAAGAGGTACGATTCTCTGCTAGAGAAGATCATCTCTGATCGTGAAGAACTGCGAAGGGAATCTAAGGTTGAACGTTGTGAAGATGGAGAAGAGAAAGTGAAGGATTTTCTCGATATTTTGCTGGATATTCTTGAACAGAAAGACTTGGAGGTTGAGTTAACTCGGAACCATGTCAAATCATT